In one window of Acanthopagrus latus isolate v.2019 chromosome 15, fAcaLat1.1, whole genome shotgun sequence DNA:
- the hmx3a gene encoding homeobox protein HMX3: MPETTQETCAPAKDSPFFIKNLLNCDSKPSKPKPVLAATKAALEGGFSLSQVGDFNFPRFDLPTQRFSLPAHYLERTSAWWYPYALSSSAHLHRTEVTEKPEARDSSPTSGTDRDSPDLVLKSEPGAKDDEEDDEHNNKSGDEIILEESDAEEAKKDELDEWKKRDDDKKPCRKKKTRTVFSRSQVFQLESTFDMKRYLSSSERAGLAASLHLTETQVKIWFQNRRNKWKRQLAAELEAANLSHAAAQRIVRVPILYHENSASEGGGAGANVPASQPLLTFPHPGVYYSHPIVTSVPLLRPV; the protein is encoded by the exons ATGCCAGAGACAACGCAAGAGACGTGCGCTCCGGCCAAGGACTCTCCTTTCTTCATTAAGAACCTGCTGAACTGTGATAGCAAACCGTCCAAACCCAAGCCGGTGCTGGCTGCCACCAAGGCCGCCTTGGAGGGAGGATTTTCCCTCTCCCAGGTCGGGGACTTCAACTTTCCGCGCTTCGACCTGCCCACACAGAGGTTCAGTCTGCCGGCTCACTACCTGGAGCGCACCTCGGCGTGGTGGTACCCCTACGCCCTCAGCTCGTCCGCCCACCTGCACAGAACCGAAG TCACCGAGAAACCAGAAGCCAGAGACTCCTCTCCCACCTCGGGCACAGACAGAGACTCTCCGGACCTGGTGCTCAAATCCGAGCCGGGGGCCAAAGACGACGAGGAGGACGATGAGCACAACAACAAGAGCGGCGACGAGATCATCCTGGAGGAGAGCGACGCGGAGGAAGCCAAAAAAGACGAGCTGGACGAGTGGAAGAAGCGGGACGACGACAAGAAGCCGTGCCGCAAGAAGAAGACGCGCACGGTGTTCTCCCGCAGCCAGGTGTTCCAGCTGGAGTCCACCTTCGACATGAAGCGCTACCTGAGCAGCTCGGAGCGGGCCGGCCTGGCCGCGTCCCTCCACCTGACGGAGACCCAGGTGAAGATCTGGTTCCAGAACAGGAGGAACAAGTGGAAAAGGCAGCTGGCGGCGGAGCTGGAGGCCGCCAACCTGAGCCACGCCGCGGCGCAGAGGATAGTCCGGGTGCCCATCCTCTACCACGAGAACTCGGCCTCGGAGGGCGGAGGCGCCGGTGCCAACGTGCCGGCGAGCCAGCCGCTGCTCACCTTCCCGCACCCGGGCGTCTACTACTCCCACCCCATCGTCACGTCCGTGCCGCTGCTCAGACCGGTCTGA